The genome window CCGTTTAAGAGCTTCTTTTCGGATTTTTCCCTGATGGGCCTTGCTTGATTGATGTCCTTGGTTTTATCCCCCACCCTATATTCGTTATTAACCCACCTTTTTAGATAAAGCATCACAATAGCGCGCTTATCGGAGTTTTCCGCCCGGTAATTGAATGCCGAATGCAACAAGATAAGAGTGggctcatctcatcgcatgcAATGGGAACAGCAAGGCAGAGGCAGAGGTAGAAGCATCATTAACATCAACATAAACATAAATATAAACAACGATAAGGGATAAGGAGAGTGGTGAGAGATGAGTGGATTAAGAATCTATATAAGCAGCTGGTATATTTATTGTTTCCATTTGGTGGTGCACTTGTTTGCAGCACTCTGACtcatcaagaaaagagttGTTAGAGGTAAGGTGGTCGAGATCGCATTCGAGTCTCGCGTTCGAGCAAAGAGCAGAAAGGCATACAGACAAAGCATCGATCGGTACGATTAGGCTGCAATTATGGGCAAGAAAGTTCAACCAGAGGTTACCATTGTAGGTGCCGGTATATCCGGATTATATGTCTCGTACTGTTTAACGGAATTGTATGGAATTGCGGGCGATAACATCTGTGTGGTGGGTGATTATCTACCTGGGGACTCTTCTGCAAATGGATACACTAGTCCATGGGCAGGTGGTAATTTCTCGTGCATCTCACCTTCGGATGAGAACACGTTGTGGTACGATAAGTTCACGTATCAAAACCTAGGTGCATTATCCAAAGCCCTGTTGGCGCACTTCAAGGGAAAGGATGGCGAGTGGTTGGGCCTGGCGCGTCGTCCTTCGTCTGAGTACTGGGACTACGACCctccaaaaacaaagatcGATTCGTTGCGCTCGTATTTGGAGAACTTTAGAGTCTATTCCAAAGATGAATTGGCCAAGATTAAGCCGTCTCCACCTGCTTTCGGGATCACGTTCAAGACCTGGAACTTCAACTGTCCCGTATTTCTAGTAAATTTGGCTACTTTCTTAAAGGAAAAGCACAACGTCTCCTTCGTCAAGGCAAAGTTGACCCATATTGCCCAAGCCAAGTCTTACACTAACGACAAATGCAGTGGTAGCAATGACAAGCACATCATAATCAATTGCAGTGGTCTTGGTGCCAAACACATTGGTGGGGTTGCTGACCATAACATGTATCCTACCAGAGGTCAAGTTGTAGTCGCTGCGGCTCCTCACGTCGCTGAAAACTGTTTAAGATGGGGCAAAGACTATGCCACTTACATTATCCCCAGACCGGGCCCACTGCACGAGCTAGTTCTTGGAGGATTCCTACAAGTGGACAATTGGAACGCCCAGGACACCTCCAAGGAGGAAACTGACGATATCTTGCAGAGAACTACTACACTACTGCCAAAGATCGGTAAGCCAGAATCGGTGGCTGTGTTGAAAGTTGCTGCCGGCCTACGTCCAAGCAGACACGGGGGGCCAAGGGTGGAGAGAGAAGATTTCGATGACGATGGTCATTTAGTCGTGGTCCACAACTACGGTGCATCCGGATACGGATACCAAAGTGGTTTAGGGTTAGCTTTCAAGGCCGTTTCTTTGGCCCTAAAGGGCGACCGATCCAGCAAATTGTGATCAATTTTAGCTCCATATATATGAACTAATgaaatgaatatatatatatatgctcACTAAATATTGTCAAACAAGCACTTTCAACCCCTGTTGGAATCTGATGGATGCCCTATAGAATTGctgatcttcttgaatcCATGGCTCTTTCTTggtctttcttttttcacCCGTCAATCCCATCGAGAAGATCGGAACGTCGAACGAACGGAATCGCGGTTCAAAGTGTACATTCGTGTATAATGATAGTACTGTGCTAATCTGACTCGAAGGGGTGGGAAACCCGCAGATTTCTTGGAGTTCATTCACTACTGACAGTAGTGTCTTTGGTTGCAAGATGATTAAATaatggaaaacaaaataatatatattattatattttagtTTTAATTTGTACATACATGATGGTTGCAATTGGTAATGGGAACTTATATTTTGCCATAGGGTAAGTAGACTAGCTgtgagaaagaaagagagaatcCAGTAAGTAAATAACTGAGCCAATGTCTGCAATCTTGAAATCTAAGTTGAAAGTTGCTTTAATCCAGTTGGCAGGTTCTGCCCCGGATAAGAATGCTAACCTAACTAGGGCTGCTACTTTCGTAGCAAAGGCCATGAAAGAGCAGCCTGACACGAAGCTTGTTGTATTGCCAGAGTGTTTTAACTCCCCATATGCAGTTGATAAGTTTAGAGAGTATGCCGAAGTGATAACTCCGGAGGCCCCATCTGTGAAGGCCTTGTCTGAGATTGCGCGTCAATGGAAGATCATCTTGGTTGGGGGTTCTATTCCGGAACTAGAACCCACTTCTGACAAATTATACAACACTtctatcattttcaatgaaaagGGTGAACTAATTGGTACGCATAGAAAGGCGCATCTATTCGACGTTGATATTCCAAATGGAATTACATTTAAGGAATCGACTACATTGTCCGCGGGAAATAAGAATACGTTAATCGATGAGCCAAGCATCGGTAAGTTTGGTGTTGGTATCTGCTACGATTTGAGATTCCCTGAACTAGCTATGGTCAATGCTAGAAAGGGTGCATTTGCTATGATTTACCCAAGTGCATTCAACACAGTTACAGGACCCATGCATTGGCACTTGTTAGCAAGATCTCGTAGTATTGACAACGAGATTTACACTCTTTTGTGCTCTCCAGCTAGGAACTTGAACTCAAGCTACCATGCTTATGGGCACAGTTTAGTTGTAAACCCAAAAGGTGAAGTCATTGCAGAAGCCGGAGAAGGTGAAGAAATCATTTATGCTGAGTTAGACCCCGAATTCATCAAAGAGGTCAGACAAGCAATTCCAGTCACATTCCAAAGGAGATTTGATATCTATGGAGATGTTAGCAAATTCGAAGTATGAATATATTTTGTGTACATATCAAATAATGTAGTATACTTTAAACTTTAGCAACATGccattttctttcattaCTTAAAAGTGAAGATAGAAGGacaaaagttcaaaaaattggaaatacTTAAAAGGTGTCCTGGTTactgttatttttttataaatgttaatttttttcatatGACATTTACCAATAGTCGTTACTTGGCTCTCGTATTCATTTTGGCTTGTCATTCTGACTACTCTGATCATCCAATATGTTATCATCGGTTAAATAATAGGATGTCAACATGCCTCTCTTCGATGAATGAGGAGGATTATATTTTatcaatataatataaattGGCAACATGGCCGAGCGGTTAAGGCG of Kluyveromyces marxianus DMKU3-1042 DNA, complete genome, chromosome 3 contains these proteins:
- the dao1 gene encoding FAD-dependent oxidoreductase → MGKKVQPEVTIVGAGISGLYVSYCLTELYGIAGDNICVVGDYLPGDSSANGYTSPWAGGNFSCISPSDENTLWYDKFTYQNLGALSKALLAHFKGKDGEWLGLARRPSSEYWDYDPPKTKIDSLRSYLENFRVYSKDELAKIKPSPPAFGITFKTWNFNCPVFLVNLATFLKEKHNVSFVKAKLTHIAQAKSYTNDKCSGSNDKHIIINCSGLGAKHIGGVADHNMYPTRGQVVVAAAPHVAENCLRWGKDYATYIIPRPGPLHELVLGGFLQVDNWNAQDTSKEETDDILQRTTTLLPKIGKPESVAVLKVAAGLRPSRHGGPRVEREDFDDDGHLVVVHNYGASGYGYQSGLGLAFKAVSLALKGDRSSKL
- the NIT3 gene encoding putative hydrolase codes for the protein MSAILKSKLKVALIQLAGSAPDKNANLTRAATFVAKAMKEQPDTKLVVLPECFNSPYAVDKFREYAEVITPEAPSVKALSEIARQWKIILVGGSIPELEPTSDKLYNTSIIFNEKGELIGTHRKAHLFDVDIPNGITFKESTTLSAGNKNTLIDEPSIGKFGVGICYDLRFPELAMVNARKGAFAMIYPSAFNTVTGPMHWHLLARSRSIDNEIYTLLCSPARNLNSSYHAYGHSLVVNPKGEVIAEAGEGEEIIYAELDPEFIKEVRQAIPVTFQRRFDIYGDVSKFEV